A part of Gossypium hirsutum isolate 1008001.06 chromosome A07, Gossypium_hirsutum_v2.1, whole genome shotgun sequence genomic DNA contains:
- the LOC107934214 gene encoding tyrosine decarboxylase 1: MSRATENSFLPLDIGSFREESKAVIDFIADYYKNIEKYPVQSKVEPGYLSSSLPDSAPYSPDSLEDVLNDVNDSILPGLTHWQSPSFFAYYQASSSTAGFLGEMLCSAFNVVGFNWISSPAATELESIVLDWMAKMLKLPSSFLFSGTGGGVIHGTTCEAVVCTLAAARDKAMKQLGGSWDNITKLVVYASDQTHFTFQKAAKLVGIPPSNFRFIQTSFATEFAMPPQLLRVAIENDIQSGLVPLYICATIGTTACGAVDPIAELGKVANEYNLWLHIDAAHAGSACICPEFRHFLDGVELASSLSMNPHKWFLTNMDCCCLWLKEPRFLIDSLSSNPEYLENNATKSNVVVDYKDWQVTLSRRFRALKLWLVIRRHGLENLMRHIRSDVELAKQFEALVAKDERFEIVVPRRIVLVFFRLQPKHGVDGGELNRKLLDAINSSGRAFMTQGVVAGIFAIRCVVGATLTQEHHLKDLWSLIQEKARLVLLQCTQ, from the coding sequence ATGAGTAGAGCCACAGAAAACAGCTTCCTTCCACTAGACATAGGGAGCTTCAGAGAAGAGTCGAAAGCAGTGATAGATTTCATTGCGGACTACTACAAAAACATAGAGAAATACCCAGTTCAAAGCAAAGTTGAGCCTGGGTATTTGTCTTCCAGCTTACCCGATTCCGCTCCCTATTCCCCCGATTCACTAGAGGATGTACTGAATGATGTGAATGACAGCATTTTACCTGGCCTTACCCATTGGCAAAGTCCTAGTTTCTTTGCCTACTATCAAGCAAGTTCTAGCACTGCCGGATTCCTTGGAGAGATGCTTTGCTCCGCCTTTAATGTGGTTGGTTTCAACTGGATTTCGTCTCCCGCTGCCACCGAGCTTGAATCCATCGTCCTTGACTGGATGGCCAAAATGCTCAAGTTACCATCTTCTTTTTTGTTCTCTGGAACAGGCGGTGGTGTCATTCATGGTACTACCTGTGAGGCTGTCGTTTGCACTTTGGCTGCTGCTCGAGACAAGGCTATGAAACAACTTGGTGGTAGTTGGGACAACATAACCAAACTGGTGGTTTATGCATCAGATCAAACTCATTTCACTTTCCAAAAGGCCGCCAAATTAGTGGGCATTCCCCCATCAAATTTCCGATTCATTCAAACATCTTTCGCCACCGAGTTTGCAATGCCACCCCAACTACTTCGTGTTGCTATCGAAAATGATATCCAATCAGGCTTGGTGCCATTGTACATATGTGCAACGATCGGGACAACAGCCTGCGGAGCTGTGGATCCTATTGCAGAATTAGGCAAAGTTGCCAATGAATACAATCTTTGGCTTCACATTGATGCAGCTCATGCAGGAAGTGCTTGCATTTGCCCTGAGTTCCGGCATTTCCTTGATGGAGTCGAACTCGCATCATCTCTCAGCATGAATCCACATAAATGGTTTCTCACAAACATGGATTGCTGTTGTTTGTGGCTCAAGGAACCGCGCTTCTTAATCGATTCATTGTCATCTAATCCAGAATATCTGGAAAACAACGCAACTAAATCCAACGTTGTGGTGGACTACAAAGATTGGCAAGTCACACTGAGCAGACGGTTTCGAGCACTGAAGCTTTGGTTAGTGATCCGCCGGCATGGCTTGGAAAACCTCATGCGCCACATTCGATCAGATGTGGAGCTAGCTAAGCAATTCGAGGCACTTGTAGCTAAAGATGAGAGGTTCGAGATTGTGGTTCCAAGGAGGATAGTGTTGGTTTTCTTCAGGCTTCAGCCAAAACATGGGGTAGACGGCGGAGAACTGAACCGGAAACTGCTAGATGCTATAAACTCAAGTGGGCGAGCTTTCATGACACAGGGAGTGGTAGCTGGAATTTTCGCCATCCGATGTGTCGTTGGAGCTACTCTCACCCAAGAGCATCATTTGAAGGATTTGTGGAGTCTCATTCAGGAAAAAGCTCGACTTGTGCTGCTCCAATGCACCCAATAA